In Erigeron canadensis isolate Cc75 chromosome 6, C_canadensis_v1, whole genome shotgun sequence, the following are encoded in one genomic region:
- the LOC122604424 gene encoding uncharacterized protein LOC122604424 — protein MVKNQSKLTKSLEGLTKAIQEKNEVNKSTLGQFEKTANKFTRDVTLELKNSTKSQTEFKTELVEISKSVKEKMEILHNDNVDLHRVCAVNNFRVDLLNHKMRGIFATPLSSFPGDDDKKGEKTEAEIEQEKVDKAKEDAHVADYLARLKERQYKARAEREAQNRRLVVFGSKEAEIKMPEFESGGRGGEEKEENTVEGQTGEKVVNVGEIRMDENDVIVEGKGKSTQSVPAQANPAPKEAVINSSSSEDQTTLGQYMMKKRDVGEGSSGVKVLTEEEKDWELAEVNAKEMGIPQLSSLESDPELAKALQEKINEEDKELAAVGSKKKDARKKRRRVKVHTTPSQKVKDVKKSVEAHAGWEAVDIKNVKERLNYRKYPQPIHQVSLKRRKGKTIPSIRCTREGYENTWETYDLSNVLDLGYTEWVELHDIIFNQPGVHRETILEALEKKFAIIMKHKIDISSLPKPKK, from the exons ATGGTAAAGAACCAAAGCAAGCTGACAAAGTCTCTTGAAGGGTTGACAAAGGCTATACAAGAAAAAAATGAAGTCAACAAGAGTACTCTGGGTCAGTTTGAGAAGACTGCCAACAAATTCACAAGAGATGTCACCTTAGAACTCAAGAATTCTACAAAGTCTCAAACTGAGTTCAAGACTGAGTTGGTTGAAATCTCCAAAAGTGTGAAAGAAAAGATGGAAATCCTTCATAATGACAATGTTGATCTGCATAGAGTATGTGCAGTCAACAACTTCAGAGTTGACTTGCTAAATCACAAGATGAGAGGAATATTTGCAACACCACTCAGCTCCTTCCCTggtgatgatgacaaaaaggggGAGAAGACTGAAGCTGAGATTGAGCAAGAAAAGGTTGACAAAGCAAAAGAAGATGCTCATGTTGCAGATTACCTTGCAAGGCTTAAAGAAAGACAATACAAGGCAAGAGCTGAGAGGGAAGCCCAAAATAGAAGGTTGGTGGTCTTTGGTTCTAAAGAGGCTGAGATAAAAATGCCAGAGTTTGAGTCTGGTGGCAGAGGAGGTGAGGAGAAAGAAGAAAACACTGTTGAGGGGCAGACTGGTGAGAAGGTAGTAAATGTTGGAGAGATAAGGATGGATGAAAATGATGTGATAGTTGAAGGAAAAGGGAAGTCTACACAATCTGTCCCTGCACAAGCTAACCCAGCTCCAAAGGAAGCTGTTATAAATTCATCATCCAGTGAAGACCAAACCACCTTGGGCCAATACATGATGAAGAAAAGGGATGTTGGTGAAGGCTCAAGTGGGGTAAAGGTTCTAACTGAGGAAGAAAAGGATTGGGAGCTTGCTGAAGTTAATGCAAAGGAGATGGGCATCCCT CAGCTGTCATCTTTGGAATCTGATCCTGAGCTGGCCAAGGCATTACAAGAAAAAATCAATGAAGAAGACAAAGAACTGGCAGCTGTGGGATCAAAGAAGAAAGATGCAAGGAAGAAAAGAAGGAGAGTGAAGGTTCACACTACACCTTCTCAAAAAGTTAAAGATGTGAAGAAAAGTGTTGAAGCTCATGCAGGATGGGAAGCTGTGGACATCAAGAATGTTAAAGAAAGACTAAATTATAGAAAGTATCCACAGCCCATCCATCAGGTCTCTTTGAAAAGAAGAAAGGGAAAAACCATTCCAAGCATCAGATGTACAAGAGAAGGATATGAGAATACCTGGGAAACCTATGATCTAAGCAATGTGCTTGATCTGGGTTATACAGAATGGGTTGAACTACATGATATAATCTTCAACCAACCAGGTGTTCATAGAGAGACTATCTTGGAAGCACTTGAGAAGAAGTTTGCCATCATTATGAAGCATAAGATTGATATCTCAAGTCTTCCAAAGCCAAAGAAGTGA